The genomic region GGCCACGCCTCGGCGACGACCAATCGCAGGGCCGGAGGCAGTTCCACCGTCAACTCCCTGGCCCGGCGCCACACCGCGGCCGAGCCGAGCCGCTCCTGGGTGGTGGGCAATGCCCACATCACGTAGTCCTCGACCTCGGCGACCGCGCTGCGGTGCAAGGCGGGCAGCCACTGCCTCCGCGCGACCACCGGCGGCTGGGTGAACCGCAGCACTCCCAACGCCATCGTCGTGCCGCGCACATGTGCACCGGCCGGGTTGTCGCCGATCAGGTTCGGCAGCCCGGTACCGGCCACAGCCCGAAGTGGCGTCGCGCCCATGATCATGCGTCGTCCCGTGTCCACCACCCGCACATCGGGCAGGTACTGGCGGCGGACCGCTGAACCGATTCCATCCGCACCGACCAGCACATCCGCGGTATCGGTGCGGCCGTCGGCGAACCACACCCGGACCGTGCCGTCGGCGCGCTGCTCGAACCGCGTGAACTCCACCCCGAACCGGACCACGTCGTCCAGTTCCGTGAGCAACACCGCCCGCAGCAGCGGTCGATGGACCTGCCGGCCAGGCCGCGCCCGCCCCGCCATGCCGTCGGAGGGCCGAGCGCCCGTGACGGTGAGCTGTCCATCCCGGTCGGACAGCGTCAGGGTCTGCGCACGCGGTCCCCCCATGGTGGCCTCCACCATCGCGGCATGCGCCGGCGGCAGGCACGCACGCAGTGCCGCCACGCCGCGCTCGTCCACGTGCAGGCTGACGCCCTGCCGACGCCCCAGCGCGCCGTCTCGCTCGTACACCACGACCTCGACCCCTGCCCGGCGCAACCCATGAGCGAGCGTCAACCCGCCCAGACCGGCGCCGACCACAACCACCCTCATCCTCGCACCCCATTCTTCATCGCCTGATGAAGAACACCCTAGGCCGAGTCGCG from Crossiella sp. CA-258035 harbors:
- a CDS encoding FAD-dependent monooxygenase, coding for MRVVVVGAGLGGLTLAHGLRRAGVEVVVYERDGALGRRQGVSLHVDERGVAALRACLPPAHAAMVEATMGGPRAQTLTLSDRDGQLTVTGARPSDGMAGRARPGRQVHRPLLRAVLLTELDDVVRFGVEFTRFEQRADGTVRVWFADGRTDTADVLVGADGIGSAVRRQYLPDVRVVDTGRRMIMGATPLRAVAGTGLPNLIGDNPAGAHVRGTTMALGVLRFTQPPVVARRQWLPALHRSAVAEVEDYVMWALPTTQERLGSAAVWRRARELTVELPPALRLVVAEAWPEVTVALRIGVIPSAPAWPASPVTVIGDAIHLAPGFGGNLAMQDAHHLCAALVQAHGGRLDLLDAIGGYEDTMRRNSFTPAAAKAST